A stretch of the Nakaseomyces glabratus chromosome L, complete sequence genome encodes the following:
- the ECM2 gene encoding Pre-mRNA-splicing factor ECM2 (CAGL0L07458g~Ortholog(s) have role in mRNA splicing, via spliceosome and Prp19 complex, post-mRNA release spliceosomal complex localization) yields the protein MNKLILGSEEVPQICEKCLGTSNTNENIRMNEVPNGAACKICTLPYTLYHFKKSHRSADIIKTLICKKCAIQRNVCQCCMLDMKLHISIQLRDKLMSIVSGKETITEEAKNIMMKKFIAMKGGSLGSADLTRNVDSIEDILLNLREKLEGKPLNDENEPISALQNKELGDNPHLKSVDIQPYWDKFPLQETFPNAIQIPKGNDSFKSFFIYNIDSSVPEWKISDKITELLGSDSWKTKESIPIIINHKAMCGAFRIGNNELSEKFLQTINNSDNMIRINRSNGLRRGILKVDHFQLFIIPWKQGFSVESFGRTPNESKKIAFALREIIVEEMGGFKDKNDRCKAKEKPKKITKKSKKRVKSIKI from the coding sequence ATGAATAAGCTCATACTAGGATCGGAAGAGGTTCCTCAAATATGTGAAAAATGTCTTGGAACCAGCAATACTAATGAAAACATCAGGATGAATGAAGTACCGAATGGTGCAGCGTGCAAAATCTGCACTTTGCCGTATACACTCtatcatttcaaaaaatctCATAGGTCCGCagatattataaaaacTCTTATTTGCAAGAAGTGTGCAATACAGAGGAATGTCTGCCAATGTTGTATGCTTGATATGAAGCTGCATATATCTATTCAGCTGAGAGACAAACTCATGTCAATAGTTAGTGGAAAGGAAACGATTACTGAGGAAGCTAAAAAcataatgatgaagaagttcaTTGCAATGAAGGGAGGTAGTCTTGGGAGCGCTGACCTGACCAGGAATGTAGATAGCATTGAAGACATATTATTAAATCTACGAGAGAAGTTGGAAGGAAAGCCCCtgaatgatgaaaatgagcCGATTTCCGCGCTTCAAAATAAGGAACTAGGTGACAATCCTCACTTAAAATCGGTGGATATACAGCCGTACTGGGATAAATTTCCTTTACAAGAAACATTTCCCAATGCAATACAAATTCCAAAAGGTAACGACAGCTTCAAAtcatttttcatatataatatCGATTCCTCTGTTCCAGAATGGAAAATATCGGATAAAATAACAGAATTGCTGGGGTCAGATAGCTGGAAGACGAAGGAATCTATACCAATAATTATAAATCATAAAGCTATGTGTGGTGCTTTTAGAATCGGCAATAATGAGCTGagtgaaaaattcttgCAGACTATTAATAATAGTGATAACATGATACGCATTAACCGCAGTAATGGCTTAAGAAGAGGTATTCTTAAAGTAGACCATTTCCAGCTTTTTATTATCCCTTGGAAGCAAGGATTCTCTGTAGAATCTTTTGGTAGAACTCCAAATGAGAGTAAGAAAATAGCGTTTGCCTTAAGAGAAATTATAGTTGAGGAGATGGGCGGCTTTAAAGATAAGAATGATAGATGCAAGGCCAAGGAGAAACCCAAGAAGATAactaaaaaatcaaaaaaacGTGTAAAAAGtattaaaatttga
- a CDS encoding uncharacterized protein (CAGL0L07480g~Ortholog(s) have DNA binding transcription factor activity, double-stranded DNA binding, sequence-specific DNA binding activity): MYLTAPMYSPSATSTMNIQKVVSQLNVNEQNNILLPSLATCGTHLKSNTDDDMKLLLNKFAFHNSNYFLQPTIHTSNSSSASSTAVSSPVVAPMLQNSLPSPSLSPQQFKLDSESPNNIVPPKIVVEEADQIQESPKPKRVKRRTKSASSMKKAPIKVVFDSSNSHNMSTEAIVNGVPSPATSPKPKRKNSTGTMSRSPFKTFNGCLNVNGKQDKKVLLGHISKPSNKVYSNRSSVIKLKDNTQKIEQRRKHICQICLTGFTTSGHLSRHAKIHTGEKSHVCPHEGCNQSFSRHDNCLQHYRTHSKKKEQSQSP, translated from the coding sequence ATGTACTTGACAGCACCAATGTATTCTCCAAGCGCTACTTCCACAATGAACATTCAGAAAGTTGTCTCCCAACTGAATGTTAATGAACAGAACAACATCTTACTGCCATCCCTGGCTACTTGTGGTACTCATCTCAAGTCAAACACTGATGATGACATGAAACTGCTTCTAAACAAGTTCGCATTCCACAACAGTAACTACTTCCTGCAGCCCACGATCCACACTTCTAACTCCAGCTCTGCATCAAGTACAGCGGTTTCTTCACCAGTGGTAGCACCAATGTTGCAAAACAGTTTGCCCTCACCCTCCCTCTCCCCACAACAGTTTAAACTAGACAGTGAATCTCCAAATAACATCGTCCCACCAAAAATTGTGGTAGAAGAAGCAGATCAAATTCAAGAGTCACCTAAACCTAAACGAGTGAAAAGACGTACGAAGAGTGCCTCTTCTATGAAGAAGGCGCCAATAAAAGTAGTGTTTGACTCATCGAATAGTCATAATATGTCTACTGAAGCTATTGTCAACGGCGTACCTTCGCCAGCAACCTCGCCGAAGCCCAAGAGAAAGAACAGCACAGGAACAATGTCTCGCTCTCCattcaaaactttcaaCGGATGCTTGAATGTCAATGGCAAACAGGACAAGAAAGTCCTACTGGGCCACATCAGCAAACCGAGCAACAAAGTTTACTCAAATAGATCATCTGTTATCAAGTTAAAGGATAACACTCAAAAGATAGAACAAAGGCGTAAGCATATATGCCAGATATGCTTGACTGGGTTTACTACCTCGGGTCACCTCTCGAGGCACGCCAAGATCCACACTGGTGAAAAATCACACGTATGCCCTCATGAGGGTTGTAACCAAAGCTTCAGCAGACACGACAATTGTCTACAACATTATAGAACTCATagcaagaagaaggagCAATCACAATCTCCATAA